The Deltaproteobacteria bacterium DNA window GTGCTCAGCTCCTCCGGTGCAGTCATCGATGGCATTGGCCGCAGTGTCATGGGGCTCTCGGATAGAGGCGACCTACTCAATGAGATCCGGGACACCACGTTTGTGATTCTCAAAATGGCACAAGATGAAAACATTCCGCCTCACCGCGTGGCGATGGATGTTGCGGATGCCCGCTTGGCCAGAGCAAAAGAAAAGAAATAATCGATAAGCATGTCATCCAAGTTATCTCTTCCCATTGAGTCGCACCTAGCCGGCGCCCTGCAAAAGCTTAAGGCCAATGGTCAGCTTGTATTAGAGGCTGAGCCGGGTGCGGGTAAAACCACACGTTTCCCGTTGGCGCTTTTAGACTCAGGGCTTACTTCGGGCTTGATTATCGTGGTCCAACCTCGCCGAATAGCCGCACGGATGGTGGCGCATTTCCTTGCTGAGACGATGCAGGAGTCAGCCGGGGATACCATTGGTTACCAGGTGCGTTTTGAAAAACGCCTGGGTCCAAAAACACGCGTTTTGTTTATGACTGAGGGGATGCTGCTGAGGCGTATGCAAGGCGACCCCGAACTTGAGGGCGTGGGTGCGGTGATTGTGGATGAATTCCATGAGCGTTCTTTGGCTCTCGATGTCATGGTCGCACTTCTGGGAAAACTTGTACGGTCCCGTACAGATAAGCTTTGGCTGGTGGTGATGTCCGCAACGATGGACGGCCAAAAAGTAGCCGAGTATCTGGGAGGAGCTGAGCATATCAGCGTACCGGGTCGCGTGTTTCCTGTGGAAATGAAGCATCTTGATGTTCCAAGCCAGAATCATCTCGACCAGCAGGTGCGAGTCGCAGTTGGACGGGCGCTCTCTGAAAATTCGGAGGGGCACATCTTGGTCTTTCTACCGGGTGTGGCCGAGATTCGAAGAGCGCGTAAGGCCTGTGAAAAGTATCAGCGCGCAGGTGAAATTGAGATTTTTGATTTACATGGCTCGCTTGCCCTTAAGGCGCAGCGCCAAGCCTTGGCTAAAACGAATTGCCGTAAGATTATCTTGAGCACGAATATTGCCGAGACATCGCTCACCATTGATGGAGTGCGCGCGGTCATCGACTCAGGTCTGGTCCGGGAGTCGCGCTTTAATCAGCAGCGCGGTGCCTCAAGTCTTGTGATGTGCAATATCAGTCAAGCTTCTGCAACGCAGAGAGCTGGACGTGCCGGGCGTACTCAAGAGGGCACTTGTTACCGTCTCTATACGCGGCAAGCGTATGGGCGTTTCTCCGCATACGATACTCCAGAGATTCTTCGCGCTGATTTGGCCGAGCCAATGCTGATGCTCGAAAGTCTTGGGCTGAAGATTGAATTGATGCCATTTTTGGATGCGCCACCTGAAACGGCTTTATTACAGGCACGGAGTTTATTGAAAAAGCTCTCTGCGATTGGTGATGAAGGGCTACTTTCGCTGGGCAAAGAGATGCTGCGTTTACCACTGCATCCGCGCCTTGGGCGGTTGGTCTTGGCTGCAAAGGAAACGGGCGCCGGTGCCGATGGAGCTTTATTGGCGGCACTTTTGGCAGAACGTGATATCCGCCAAAATAGAGATGAGCCGCTTGAGACCGGAGACTCAGACCTCTTGGCACTGCGAGACCTTTTTACTGAAGTTGAAAAAGCTGGGTTTTCCGAGCGCATGATGCGCCATGCTCGGTTGAATGTTTTAAGTGTTCAGAGGGTTCGCCAGGCCAGGGACCAGCTCCTACGCAGCATTTCTTGTAAGAAAAGTTCTACAGATAATGAAGATGCGCTTTTGCAGGCGATTCTCTTAGCCTACCCCGATCAGGTGGCTCGTATGGCTGTGGCCAGCGGGAAGCGCAAAGGTGAGCAGGATCTTGTGATGGTTGGCGGCGGCCGGGCAGCTCTGCATGCATCTTCCGTGGTTCGTGAAGGTGAGTGGGTGGTGGCGCTTGATGTAGAAGAGCGCCAAACGGGAACCGACCGGCGGGCATGGGCCCGTCAAGTGAGCCGCATTGAGCCCGATTGGCTTCTGGACCATTTCGAAGATGAAGTTGAAGCGGTGGACGGTATCGAATGGGATGGTGCAAGAGGCCGGGTGGATGCCATCAGCCAGCTGCGCTACGGGAGTCTTGTACTTGAAGAAAGCCGGGAGCGGGCAAAACCAGATGAGGCCGTGACTGAACTTTTAATTACCGAAGCGATGCGTAAAGGCGCGGAGCAATTTGTTGATATGGGAGCCTTCGCCTCGTTGGTGCGAAGGTTAGAATACGCGCGAGAGTTTTTCCCTGATGTCGAGGTACCTGAAGTGTCTCGGGATGACGCTCAGTCCCAGCTTCGGCTGGCCGCAAAAGGCCTGACCTCATTGAAAGAACTCTCCGCTGTGAATTGTGTGAAGCGGGCGGAAGAGTCTTTAAGTTACGAAG harbors:
- the hrpB gene encoding ATP-dependent helicase HrpB — translated: MSSKLSLPIESHLAGALQKLKANGQLVLEAEPGAGKTTRFPLALLDSGLTSGLIIVVQPRRIAARMVAHFLAETMQESAGDTIGYQVRFEKRLGPKTRVLFMTEGMLLRRMQGDPELEGVGAVIVDEFHERSLALDVMVALLGKLVRSRTDKLWLVVMSATMDGQKVAEYLGGAEHISVPGRVFPVEMKHLDVPSQNHLDQQVRVAVGRALSENSEGHILVFLPGVAEIRRARKACEKYQRAGEIEIFDLHGSLALKAQRQALAKTNCRKIILSTNIAETSLTIDGVRAVIDSGLVRESRFNQQRGASSLVMCNISQASATQRAGRAGRTQEGTCYRLYTRQAYGRFSAYDTPEILRADLAEPMLMLESLGLKIELMPFLDAPPETALLQARSLLKKLSAIGDEGLLSLGKEMLRLPLHPRLGRLVLAAKETGAGADGALLAALLAERDIRQNRDEPLETGDSDLLALRDLFTEVEKAGFSERMMRHARLNVLSVQRVRQARDQLLRSISCKKSSTDNEDALLQAILLAYPDQVARMAVASGKRKGEQDLVMVGGGRAALHASSVVREGEWVVALDVEERQTGTDRRAWARQVSRIEPDWLLDHFEDEVEAVDGIEWDGARGRVDAISQLRYGSLVLEESRERAKPDEAVTELLITEAMRKGAEQFVDMGAFASLVRRLEYAREFFPDVEVPEVSRDDAQSQLRLAAKGLTSLKELSAVNCVKRAEESLSYEVQNVLRKQLPTQVSLKGGRKLTVTYEPDKPPWVQSYLQDFFGMDQGPAIASGRLALTLHLLAPNRRAVQVTGDLPGFWDNHYPGLRQSLMRRYPRHGWPEDPRTASPTRPTRRRKKQS